TCCCAAAAAGTTCCATTTTGATCCGATGACAGAAGTTCAAGTGTTGACGCCTATGCGGCGGAATCAGTTGGGTAGCGAAAACCTTAATACGATTCTCCAGCAGACGTTAAATCCCGGTGGGATTGTGATCCGTCGATTCGGACGCGAGTACAGGGAAGGGGATCGTGTCCTGCAGATTCGCAACAATTATGACAAAGATGTCTATAATGGTGATATCGGACAGATCGATGTGGTAGATTTGGACGCTCAGGAAGTGGTCGTGAATTACGACGGTCGGCGGGTGGTTTATTCGGCAGAAGATTTGGATGAACTGGATCTCGCCTATGCCTGTTCGGTGCATAAATCGCAGGGAAGTGAATATCCGGCGGTGGTTTTGTTGATGACGACCCAGCATTTCAAACTGTTGCAGCGTAATCTGTTATACACGGCCATGACCCGAGGTCGCAAACTGGTATGTCTGATTGGATCAAAAAAGGCGGTACACATGGCCATAAGCAACAACCATGTTTCGTTCCGGAGAACAGCTTTGAAAGATCGGCTGAAGGGTCGGATATAGGCAAAAAAAAGGCAGGTCAGATTCACTGAACCTGCCTGCCTCTTTTTTTTGCCTAGTCTTACCGGCGCGGGCCGCGGCGGCCACTGCTGCCACGTGAGCGAGCTTCGCTGACGACGATTTTACGGCCGTCGATATCTTTGCCATTCATTCCATTCATGGCGGCTTGAGCTGCCTCGACACTGCCCATGGTGATAAAGGCGAAGGTCTTGGTTTCGCCATTACGGGGCGGCACCATACGTACTTCACGGACATCGCCGTATTTGCTGAACTGTTTTTGCAGTTCTTCACCAGAGATGTCCTCGATCAGATTCCCGATATACAGATCGGGAGAGCGCACCGGGCGGTTGCTTCCGCCACTGGAACCACCACTACG
The DNA window shown above is from bacterium and carries:
- a CDS encoding RNA-binding protein, with product MNEMCAMSLWSWMSVSAVGLAIFLAGVLAGMKMNNRRSGGSSGGSNRPVRSPDLYIGNLIEDISGEELQKQFSKYGDVREVRMVPPRNGETKTFAFITMGSVEAAQAAMNGMNGKDIDGRKIVVSEARSRGSSGRRGPRR